DNA from Gemella massiliensis:
AAATTTTTATGATAATAATACAGTAACCGCTAAAAATGTTAATACAACTCAAAAAAATAATAATTCTTCTAAAATTCCTATGACCTTGGAAGAATACAAACAAAAAAGCGCCTTAGAATTAGCGGCTCTTATACGCAATAAGAAAGTCACAAGTGAGGAACTCGTTACTCTTGCCTACAGAGCAATAGAAGCTGAAAATCCAAGACTAAATCTTGTTCTTATGAATGAAAATGGAAATATTCCTAAAGCAATTTGGGATAAAGCATATGAAGACGCAAGAGAAATAGACAGACGAATTAACGCAGGTAACGCCGCAAGTAATCCTATTAACTGGCAAGAACAACCCTTTGCAGGAGTTCCCACACTTATAAAAGGGTTAGATGCCCTAAAAGATGGCGATCACTCTAACGGCGTTTTGTCGGAAAAAGGGAAAATCTCCTCATCAGACGGCCAAGTCGCTAAAGAATTTCGTAAATTAGGATTTATTATTCTCGGTCAAACCAATTACCCGGAACTCGGTTGGAGAAATATAACCGATTCCAAATTATTCGGGCCTGCCGGAAACCCGTGGGATCCCGAACGTAATACAGGCGGCTCTTCCGGAGGTTCTGCAGGAGCCGTTGCAGCAGGTTTTGTTCCAATAGCAAGCGGAAGTGATGCCGGCGGTTCTATTCGTATACCGGCGTCTTGGACAGGTCTTATCGGTTTAAAGCCAACCGGTTCTGTTGTTAAATTCCCACTGGTAAAATCTGTTGAAGATGCCAAGGTTTATTTTGATAAAACTACTATTAATAAACCAAAAGAATTAACTCCCGTTCCTAAAGATTTAAAAAAATTGAAAATAGCATACACATTAAAAACTCCGTTAAAAGATGTTGAACTTAGTGAAGACGGTAAAAAAGCCGTTCTAAAAGCCGTTGAATTTTTAAAAGCACAAGGTTTTTCAGTTGAAGAAGTTACTGAATTTCCTATTGATGGTTATGAAGGAATTAAAACTTATACCGTAAATTCTATCGGTTATGGTTCTAACTATGTAGAAAAAGCGAAGAAAAAAGGAGAAAACGGAAAATATGATTTAGATCCGGCAACTTACACATTCGGATCGTCTTCTACAAAAGGAAACAGAGCAAATACTGATATTTCAGGTGTAAAACCCGCTTCTGAATACAAAAAATCTATAAATGAATTTTATAAAAAATACGACTTATTCTTAATGGCAACTAATGCCGTAACCGCTCCGTCTAACAATAAAACCATCGACCCCTATGTTAATCCGGATATTGAAAAACAACTATATAATATCAACAGCATACAAGATCCTAAAAAACGCTTTGAATTATTAGTTAAACAGTGGGAACCTATGATGAGACGTACTCCATTTACATGGTTATTTAATCTGACCGGAAACCCGGCAATTTCGCTGCCCGTTTATGTCAATAGTAACAACTTGCCACTTGGAGTAATGTTCGCAGCACAAGATAATTCCGAAAAAATATTATTAGAAATAGCACAACTATTCCAAGATAACAATCAATTTAAGTTGCATCCATCTATAACCAATAATGCCACCACTAAAAATGGAAACAAAGTAGCAACCAATGATTATGGAACAAAATTTGAATATAAAATTCCCGATGTTGCTCCTACAAATCCCAAACCTGAACTAAAAATCAAGGATAATCAAAATACCGACAAAAATAAAACAACCAAAACGTCTCAATCTGACAATAATCAAGATACTGACTACAATAATAAAAATACTACAAAAAAAATTCTTCCTAAAACGGGGCTAATTAATAGCTCATTATCATTAATTAAAATACTTACATTTATAATCATCGGTATTAGCCTTATATTAAAACGTAAAGTAAAATAAATTTTACAACTAAATTCTTTGAAAAATAGGAAAAGATCTTATAAGACCTTTTCCTATAATCTAATAAACTATACAGAGGACGACTTGCCAAAATCTATTTCTAACGAAATCACGATTTTTCAAGTCGCCCCTTTTATTTTGTATTAGCTAAGTTTCCCTTTTAGTTTCATATTTTTAACAATTTTTTCAATTGAATTTACATAAGCTGCTTTTCTCATCGGAATTTCAAAACGTTCTTTTACTGACCAAATATCATTAAATGCTTTTGTCATAACACGGTCTTGTTTTTCCACTACTTCTTCTTCACTCCAATAATAACCATATAGATTTTGTACCCATTCAAAATATGATACTGTTACTCCGCCGCTGTTTGCCAATATATCCGGAATAACAACTTTACCACGCTCCGTTAAAACTTTATCTCCTACCAGTGTAGCCGGCCCGTTCGCTCCTTCTGAAATAATCGGTGCATTTATTAAATTAGCTTCTTTTTCATCAATAGCATTTTCTAAAGCACATGGACAAAGCACATCAACATCTAATGCCCAAAATTCATCTAAACTTAAACGTTTAGTATTGGGTAATGTATGAAATCTTACTTTTGTATCCTTACAATGTTGAAGTTCCTCATAAGATAGTCCTTCAGCACGGTAAACTGCATACTGAACGCCGTTGTCGTCACGCTCAGTAACTGCAACAACAGTCCCACCGTAGTTGATTATAGTTTGAACGGTGTAGCTACCTACATTACCGAAACCTTGAACAGCAACTTTTGAACCTTTTACCGATTTTCCTAATTTTTCCAGTGCTAATTTCGCAGCCAAAGCAACACCATGCCCTGTCGCCTGTGTTCTACCTAATGAACCACCAAGCTCTAACGGTTTTCCTGTTAGTGTTCCAATCGCCTGTTCTCCTGTCAATGTATTAAACTCATCAATCATCCACGACATAATTTGACCGTTCGTATTCACATCCGGTGCGGGTATATCTTGTTTTTCCCCAAGATATTTATATAATCCTCGGATATATCCACGTGATAATTGTTCTAATTCACCTTGTGACAATTCTTTAGGATCTACTATAACGCCGCCTTTCCCACCGCCATAAGGTAGATTGGCAACTGCACACTTAAATGTCATCCAAATAGATAACGCTTTTACCTCATCTCCTGTTACTAATGGGTGAAAGCGTAACCCCCCTTTAGTCGGTCCTATCGCATCATTATGCTGAGAACGAAAACCTTTGAAGTATTTTATCTCTCCACTATCCATTTTTACCGGAATAGTTATTTCGATAAAGCGTTGCGGATCTTTTAACGCTTCGTATACCTCATCTTTGTACCCAAGTATATCACAGGCACTTTTAATTTGTTCTCTGGCATTAATTAATGGATTGTTATTCATAACTGATTCTCCTTAAACTTTTTAATTTTAAGAGTAATGATTTTACCCTACCTTATTATAACAAATTAATATCAGGATTGTAAACGGTATGTTTCTCTTATTAAAGCCAATTTTTTCAACTTTAGCCTATACCTTATTAATAATATTATAAGAGGTAAATTTTTATTTAATTAATACAATTTTTCGCCTTTTTTTGCTATTTTACTTAACATTATACCAACTATCTCCAACACCTGCCTCCGCTTTTAGTTTTACAGATAGTTTAGCGGCGCTCTCCATTATTTTCACTATTTCTTTTGTAAATTCCTCTACCACTTTTTTATTTACATCCAAAATTAATTCATCATGAACTTGAAGCAACAATTTAGCATCAATATTGTTTTTTTCTATATAATCGTTAACATTTATCATTGCGATTTTTATTATATCAGCTGCAGTGCCTTGAATTGGTGTATTCATTGCGATACGTGAATTTAGATTTACTATCATTTTATTTTTCGAATTAATTTCCGGAAGGTTTCTTCTTCTATGGTACAGCGTTTCAACATACCCCTTTTCTTTCGCAAAGTTTACAATATCTTCCATATACTGTTTTACCCCCGGAAATGTTTCTAAATACTTTTTAATAAATTCCTTTGCACGTTTTCTTGTTATTCCCAGATTATTTGATAATCCAAAATCGGAAATACCATATATTATCCCAAAATTTACCGCCTTAGCTTCACGACGCATAGCAGGGGTTACTTCTTCAAGTGTAACTCCATTCACATCACTTGCCGTTTTTGCATGAATATCAATATCATGTTCGAAAGCATCAATCATTCTGTCATCATTCGCAATATGAGCTAATACCCTTAATTCAATTTGGGAATAGTCAATTGACAAAATAACTCTATCTTCAGAGCCTGAAATAAATGCTTTTCTAATTTTCTTTCCTTCCTCTATTCTTGTCGGTATATTTTGAAGATTTGGATTAACCGATGATAGTCTTCCTGTTTGAGTTAATGTTTGTTCATAACGTGTATGAATTTTCCCTTCACGAGTAATATCTTTAACTAATCCTTTAGCATAAGTCGAATTAAGTTTTGCCAATATTCTGTACTCCATTATAAGCGGGATAATTTCATGAGCGTTTTGGAGTTGTTCCAATACTTCTACAGAAGTGGAATATCCTGTTTTTATTTTTTTTATAGGAGGTAAATTTAATTTTTCAAATAAAATTACCGCCAGTTGTTTTGGAGATGCGATATTAAATTCTTCACCTGCTAAAGCATGAATACCGGCCTCAAGCGTTGAAATTCGTTTATCAAGTTCTACGCTCATTATTTCTAACTCTTTTTTACTAACATGGATACCTTCAAATTCCATTTTTGCTAACACTTTTGCGGTTTTTATTTCTATGTTCTCAAAAAGATTCATCATATCTTCTTCAATTAATTTTTCCCTTAACGGCTCTTCTAATTTTGAAATATAACTTACTATCTGAGCTAAATAGGAATGAATCACACTATTAACCGGTAAGGTTCTTCTTGCTCCTTTGCCGTAGATTTCTTCATCACTTTTTAAAATTTCTCCAAGATAATTAAAAACTATTTTATCAATTTGAATTTTTGAAGTTACATCTGCTAAATATGCGGCAATCATAACATCAAAAACATCTCCGTTTATTGTAGTACCGTTTTTTAACGCTAAATACATCAATTTTTTGTAATCATATACTATCTTTTTATTTTCGGAAGTTAAATAGTCCAAAACCGTTTCGTTACTAAAAAAAGAATCTTCACTAAATAAATAAATTTTTTCTTGATTATAAACAGCTATTCCTACCACACTGGAATTATGATAATCTTCCGTATAACATTCCGCATGGATACTTGCTGAATTAAAATCTATTCTTGTTTTATCAGTAGCATGGATTATCTCCAATTCTTCCTCTGTTTCTAAGCCCTCTTTTTCCGCTTCTATACGTAATTTTTTTAAAAATGAGGTAAACTCCAATTTTTCAAATAATTTTATTTTCTTTTTTCTGTTTTCTTCAAAAATTAATTCTTCCAGTTTATTTTCTAACGGTACTTCTGTATGGATAGTAGCCAATTTTTTACTTATCAAGGCATCTTCTTTCCCCTCTGTTAGACGCTCTTTTAACTTTTTACCGCTTATATTATCAATATTATCTAAAATATTTTCAACACTTCCATACTCGGTAAGCAGTTTAATCGCAGTTTTCTCACCGACTCCGGCTATTCCCGGAATATTATCAGATTTATCTCCCATTAAACCTTTCATATCAATTATTTGTTCCGGAGTTAAATTGTATTTTTCCTTAATAAATTCCGGAGTATAATAATCAATTTCCGTTACTCCTCGTTTTGTATAATAAATTGTGATATTCTCACTTGCAAGCTGAGTTAAATCTTTATCGCCTGAAACAATAATAACTTCTAAGCCGGCTTTTTCTGCCAAACGTGCATAACTTCCGATAATATCGTCTGCTTCATAATCAAAATGCTCTTCATATTTTATTCCATAAGATTCTATAAGCTCTCTTACATAACCGAACTGTTCCACCAACTCGTCAGGCGTTTTATCACGTGTACCTTTATAATTTTCGTAACTTTTATGTCGAAAAGTTTGCTTTCCTTTATCAAAGGCAACAAGTGCATATTTCGGCTTAACATCGGTTAAAACTCTTTCCAACATTAAGGTAAAACCATAAACACTGTTCGTGTATAACCCTTTTTTATTTTTTAGTGCCGGCATAGCATAAAAAGCACGATAGCTCAAACTATTACCATCCAATAAAATTATTTTATCCATGTCTATCTCCTTATTATACCGTTAATAAACTAAAGAAAACTCACAAGTAAAAATTTTTTAAAATCACAAATTTTCTACCTCTGAGTTCCTCCTCTTTTAATTAATATTCATCATGATGATTATGTGAACAACCATGATGGTGATGATGTTCAAAATGTTCTATAATTTCATGAACTCTTTTACTTCCTGTTAGCTCATAAACATTTTTTAGTGTTTCCAAATAAGTCGGTTCGTCATGCAATAATTCAACATAAGTCACCGCTTCTTCTTCAACAAAATCAATATAATCTTCCTCTTCCGATAGAGCATTTAAGGCAGCACCTAACAAAATCGGATCGTCTTTAACAATGGCGTGTTCATTATATAAACTATAAATTTTATCATATTCAAATAAAGTTTTTAAAGCATAAATCGCTATATATAGAGTTTCTTCCGAAATTCCCATATTTGTTAAAACTTCTTTCATCAACTGACGGATTTTATCATATTCCTTATCGTCGTTATAAAGAGAAATCAAGTGCAAATAGGCACTGTGTGCAACACCTTGAAGTTCGATGTATTTTTCAAGATATTTTTTCGCTTCTTCACCTTTTGACATATGACCTAAATGTAAATAAGAATCAACAAACTCCGAATCTAAATCTATTGTTTTTAAAAGGTACATTTTTGAATTTTCAATATCTTTAAGCTGATTGTACGAATATGCAACAGCGAATAATAAATTGGCATCTTCATACTCCCTACCGTGTCTTGTATAAAAATCAACGGCATCTTCAAATAAACCCATTACAAATAAATTATCAAATGCCAAATGAAAACTTTCAGCAGACGGTTCTTCATGGAAAATTCTTTCACTCATAATTTTCGCCTTATTTTCCCTACCGGTTTCTAAATAAATGGACACCAACTCCGAATCTATACTTCTTACAGCTTCAGGGTGTTTGGTTTTACTGCGTGCCTGTTGAAACTTATCTTCTGCAATTTCCAACAAACCGTCATTTTTATAAATCATACCCTCTAAATACAAAACCGGTGCTGTTTTTTCAGCATTATATAAAATAAAAAGGGCATCATCCTTTTTATTAAGATACATTAAATTATGAACATATCCTTCAATCGCATCGTCTTCTTCCTTATTTTGTTCATAAATAATTCTTGACAACTCAAGTGCATCCTCAAACAATCCATTATTAAATAAAATTGAACGGAAATTTTCCTGTTGTTCTCTATCTAATTGTTCCAAGTCAATACCCTTAAATTCTTCTAAAAATTTTTGTATATCCATTATTTATCTCTCCTTGCTAATTTATTCATTACATATTCTAATTCCAGACGTATTTTTTTATCCATATCTCTAATGATAAAACGTGCCTTTTCTAAATAACTTACACTCACCGAAAGTGTTTGTTCCAATATCTCTTCATTACTTTTTATAAAATCTATTATCTTCTGCTTATACTCTATGCTACTGTCTTTACAAAAATCTAAAAATAACTCGTTATTATATTCTCTAGCAATTATCGCCGGTAAAGTCATATTTCCATTTATTAAATCCTGTCCCGACTCTTTACCGAGGTTATTTCCACCGGAAAAATCCAAATAATCATCAACTATTTGATAACTCATTCCAAGGTAATAGCCATATCTGTAACTGCTAATTATATCCTTATCCTCCGCCCCCGAAATAATGCTGCCGGCTACACAAGAAAAAGCGATAAGAATCGCAGTTTTACGTTTTATTTTTTTCAAATAATCTAATCTTCTCGTATTAACATTATACAAATCATCTTCTTGGATTAATTCGCCGACACAAAGCTCTTTTAAAGTCATCGCAAGATAAGTATGCAATCTCTCATCTTTAAATTCGCTAATTGTATTAAGAACAACCGCAAAAAGGTAATCACCAACATACAAGGCGAAATAATTCCCGTATTTTTTATTTAGTGTCACATCCCCGCGACGAGTTTGTGCATTGTCAATAATATCATCATGAATAAGACTCGCAGTATGAATAATTTCAACGATACCAGCAAGACGGATAATATCTTTTTTATTCTCACTAAAATTTCCTAATTTTGCACAGATAAGCAACAAAAGCACCCTTATCCTTTTTCCGCCATTCAAAAAATATTTCTTAATAACTTTATTTAATTTATTATCGTTGCTTTTTGTTATTTCAAAAATATCTTCTAGCACTTCCGCTATCAATCCGTCATACTGTTTTAACATTTAATTCTCCGCCCATACTACTTTTTTGATAAAGGTTCTGTCATCATCATCTATTTTTTTACCATAAAACTCAAACCACACATAAATAATATTAATAATGAATTTATCTACACTCGAATTATTATTTAATAATTTTTGATACCCGACCTTCATAATATCTGTCAATTTTTTCAGTTTAACCAAATCTTTTTTTAATAAACTATAATACTCAAAACTATAATAATCACCAAAAAGCAATGACTTAGTTTTAATGTTATCGGTAGAAAATTCCTTTATATGCTGCTCTAAAGAACTCAAAGCAAAAAATATAGCTTTGTTATATTCTTCATTATTAAAATGATAACGCTCTTTTATTTTAAAAAGATTTAACTTTTCTATAAATTTTTTATTATAACTATATGTCTTCATTGTAAAACCTCAAGTTTTTTATCCCTATTATTATAACACAATATAGATATTAATAAAAATTTCAAAACTAAAAAACTTTCTAACACTTATGAACTATGGTTACTACCTTTTGAAAAATTGAATAAATTTTTCGGTTCTTTTTAGTTAGAAAGTTTTATATGTCTTTTATCAAGTTAAATCAATAGTTTAATTTTTTATAAATAACTTACCGTTTCGTTTTGATTAATATCATCTTCAGGTTCTTTTCTTACAAATAACATTATCGCTACTATAAAGTGTAATATATAAATTGGGAAGAAAAATCCAACTGATGTTATACCGACACCGATAGCTACCAACAAGAAGAAAATACCGGCAATAATACGTTTTTTTATAATAAATGTCGCTATCAATGCTAATATTAATAAAACAATGTAAATTACCGTATAAATTTTAAATGTTGCAACACCTAATTCTAATGCTTTATCCGTAGGAATAGACGCATTTTGTTGAGCTAAGCTGGCTTCAAACGCTCTTAAAAACTCCGGATTTTTTAATATATCTTTTGTACTACTAATAAATGATACATAACTTAAACCACCGGTAATAATTAATAATAACACATTAGCTATCCAAGCTAAAATTTTTTCAGTAGTCCTTTTAAATGGTTTCATAAATAACTCCTCCTTATGTTTTAATAAATATTATAGTAACTTTTATATAAACTACCACAATCTTAGTATATCATATTTTAAATTTTTGCGCTAATTTTCCACTAAAGTGTCAAATTTATTATCCAGATGAAAAATAATACAAGAATATAATTTTTTCATACCCTGTATTTGGAACAGTCCCAAAATTTAATATGATATATGAAACAACTCAAAAACCATTACCTTTTTAGATAGATAATGGTTTTTATACTATTTATAATTTTCTTCAAAATGTTCTATTGCTTTTGCAAAACTTTCTACTACATATGTAGCCTGTTGCTGCACTTCTTTCGGAGCACCGCTCATACAGTAAGAAATGTCGGCTATTTTAAACATATCCACATCATTTCCGGAATCACCCAAAGCAATAATTCTATTATATCCTGATTTTATTAATTTTATTCCACTCGCTTTAGAAATACCCCTAGCTGTTATTTCCATTCTTGTTGATCCCGATTTGTAAATTTCTACATTCGGAAATAATTTTCTCATAATTTCATAATGAGAATTTAATTCTTCTTTACACGGTCTTACATTTATCTTATAAATTGTTTTCCCAACCAATAGTTCAAAAGGATTATCCACACAAATAAGCTCCATGTTCCAAAGTCTATCCTTTTTCTCATGATTGAAGTTGCCAATTCTTTGTTTGCCGTCTAAAGC
Protein-coding regions in this window:
- a CDS encoding amidase family protein, which translates into the protein MKKKNFKFLLATSLTATLLLSYGKINFYDNNTVTAKNVNTTQKNNNSSKIPMTLEEYKQKSALELAALIRNKKVTSEELVTLAYRAIEAENPRLNLVLMNENGNIPKAIWDKAYEDAREIDRRINAGNAASNPINWQEQPFAGVPTLIKGLDALKDGDHSNGVLSEKGKISSSDGQVAKEFRKLGFIILGQTNYPELGWRNITDSKLFGPAGNPWDPERNTGGSSGGSAGAVAAGFVPIASGSDAGGSIRIPASWTGLIGLKPTGSVVKFPLVKSVEDAKVYFDKTTINKPKELTPVPKDLKKLKIAYTLKTPLKDVELSEDGKKAVLKAVEFLKAQGFSVEEVTEFPIDGYEGIKTYTVNSIGYGSNYVEKAKKKGENGKYDLDPATYTFGSSSTKGNRANTDISGVKPASEYKKSINEFYKKYDLFLMATNAVTAPSNNKTIDPYVNPDIEKQLYNINSIQDPKKRFELLVKQWEPMMRRTPFTWLFNLTGNPAISLPVYVNSNNLPLGVMFAAQDNSEKILLEIAQLFQDNNQFKLHPSITNNATTKNGNKVATNDYGTKFEYKIPDVAPTNPKPELKIKDNQNTDKNKTTKTSQSDNNQDTDYNNKNTTKKILPKTGLINSSLSLIKILTFIIIGISLILKRKVK
- a CDS encoding Glu/Leu/Phe/Val family dehydrogenase, with the protein product MNNNPLINAREQIKSACDILGYKDEVYEALKDPQRFIEITIPVKMDSGEIKYFKGFRSQHNDAIGPTKGGLRFHPLVTGDEVKALSIWMTFKCAVANLPYGGGKGGVIVDPKELSQGELEQLSRGYIRGLYKYLGEKQDIPAPDVNTNGQIMSWMIDEFNTLTGEQAIGTLTGKPLELGGSLGRTQATGHGVALAAKLALEKLGKSVKGSKVAVQGFGNVGSYTVQTIINYGGTVVAVTERDDNGVQYAVYRAEGLSYEELQHCKDTKVRFHTLPNTKRLSLDEFWALDVDVLCPCALENAIDEKEANLINAPIISEGANGPATLVGDKVLTERGKVVIPDILANSGGVTVSYFEWVQNLYGYYWSEEEVVEKQDRVMTKAFNDIWSVKERFEIPMRKAAYVNSIEKIVKNMKLKGKLS
- the polA gene encoding DNA polymerase I; protein product: MDKIILLDGNSLSYRAFYAMPALKNKKGLYTNSVYGFTLMLERVLTDVKPKYALVAFDKGKQTFRHKSYENYKGTRDKTPDELVEQFGYVRELIESYGIKYEEHFDYEADDIIGSYARLAEKAGLEVIIVSGDKDLTQLASENITIYYTKRGVTEIDYYTPEFIKEKYNLTPEQIIDMKGLMGDKSDNIPGIAGVGEKTAIKLLTEYGSVENILDNIDNISGKKLKERLTEGKEDALISKKLATIHTEVPLENKLEELIFEENRKKKIKLFEKLEFTSFLKKLRIEAEKEGLETEEELEIIHATDKTRIDFNSASIHAECYTEDYHNSSVVGIAVYNQEKIYLFSEDSFFSNETVLDYLTSENKKIVYDYKKLMYLALKNGTTINGDVFDVMIAAYLADVTSKIQIDKIVFNYLGEILKSDEEIYGKGARRTLPVNSVIHSYLAQIVSYISKLEEPLREKLIEEDMMNLFENIEIKTAKVLAKMEFEGIHVSKKELEIMSVELDKRISTLEAGIHALAGEEFNIASPKQLAVILFEKLNLPPIKKIKTGYSTSVEVLEQLQNAHEIIPLIMEYRILAKLNSTYAKGLVKDITREGKIHTRYEQTLTQTGRLSSVNPNLQNIPTRIEEGKKIRKAFISGSEDRVILSIDYSQIELRVLAHIANDDRMIDAFEHDIDIHAKTASDVNGVTLEEVTPAMRREAKAVNFGIIYGISDFGLSNNLGITRKRAKEFIKKYLETFPGVKQYMEDIVNFAKEKGYVETLYHRRRNLPEINSKNKMIVNLNSRIAMNTPIQGTAADIIKIAMINVNDYIEKNNIDAKLLLQVHDELILDVNKKVVEEFTKEIVKIMESAAKLSVKLKAEAGVGDSWYNVK
- a CDS encoding tetratricopeptide repeat protein; protein product: MDIQKFLEEFKGIDLEQLDREQQENFRSILFNNGLFEDALELSRIIYEQNKEEDDAIEGYVHNLMYLNKKDDALFILYNAEKTAPVLYLEGMIYKNDGLLEIAEDKFQQARSKTKHPEAVRSIDSELVSIYLETGRENKAKIMSERIFHEEPSAESFHLAFDNLFVMGLFEDAVDFYTRHGREYEDANLLFAVAYSYNQLKDIENSKMYLLKTIDLDSEFVDSYLHLGHMSKGEEAKKYLEKYIELQGVAHSAYLHLISLYNDDKEYDKIRQLMKEVLTNMGISEETLYIAIYALKTLFEYDKIYSLYNEHAIVKDDPILLGAALNALSEEEDYIDFVEEEAVTYVELLHDEPTYLETLKNVYELTGSKRVHEIIEHFEHHHHHGCSHNHHDEY
- a CDS encoding polyprenyl synthetase family protein; this encodes MLKQYDGLIAEVLEDIFEITKSNDNKLNKVIKKYFLNGGKRIRVLLLLICAKLGNFSENKKDIIRLAGIVEIIHTASLIHDDIIDNAQTRRGDVTLNKKYGNYFALYVGDYLFAVVLNTISEFKDERLHTYLAMTLKELCVGELIQEDDLYNVNTRRLDYLKKIKRKTAILIAFSCVAGSIISGAEDKDIISSYRYGYYLGMSYQIVDDYLDFSGGNNLGKESGQDLINGNMTLPAIIAREYNNELFLDFCKDSSIEYKQKIIDFIKSNEEILEQTLSVSVSYLEKARFIIRDMDKKIRLELEYVMNKLARRDK
- a CDS encoding DUF4064 domain-containing protein; this encodes MKPFKRTTEKILAWIANVLLLIITGGLSYVSFISSTKDILKNPEFLRAFEASLAQQNASIPTDKALELGVATFKIYTVIYIVLLILALIATFIIKKRIIAGIFFLLVAIGVGITSVGFFFPIYILHFIVAIMLFVRKEPEDDINQNETVSYL
- a CDS encoding Cof-type HAD-IIB family hydrolase, whose amino-acid sequence is MKNLFVTDLDGTFVKNSVFVEQGDLRAYHSAKKYGDFSVATGRSVEEIKYIAEGDNIEVTHMIGFNGAVVTRQNEIIFEKYIQEKDLEDIFKYLKENKLIFDALDGKQRIGNFNHEKKDRLWNMELICVDNPFELLVGKTIYKINVRPCKEELNSHYEIMRKLFPNVEIYKSGSTRMEITARGISKASGIKLIKSGYNRIIALGDSGNDVDMFKIADISYCMSGAPKEVQQQATYVVESFAKAIEHFEENYK